The following proteins are co-located in the Gossypium hirsutum isolate 1008001.06 chromosome A02, Gossypium_hirsutum_v2.1, whole genome shotgun sequence genome:
- the LOC107952213 gene encoding uncharacterized protein At4g02000-like: MEDELANLSILDAEEEAFQEDVVVIEQNFQFSLVGCCLTDSVVNFSTLHNTMADLWYPIRGICITDIGNKCYLFQFFNEVDVQRVMAGTPWFFNIHLLLLHQIQKRENPSVLSLIYSEFWIQVHELPAGLMSEPMARQFSDFLGKFLHYNTSIPSSGNKNYMRIHVLLDVTAPLKRKKKIQVGGVLIVYGSFKYEKLSLFCFICGKLGHGESYCPFRLRIDPSKIIFRWDLSIRAVPR, encoded by the coding sequence ATGGAAGATGAGTTAGCCAACTTGAGTATATTGGATGCAGAGGAGGAGGCGTTTCAGGAGGATGTCGTGGTAATCGAGCAAAATTTCCAGTTTAGTCTAGTGGGGTGTTGTTTAACAGATAGTGTGGTTAATTTCTCTACTCTACATAACACGATGGCAGATCTATGGTATCCCATTAGAGGGATTTGTATAACGGATATTGGGAATAAATGCTATCTTTTCCAATTCTTCAATGAGGTTGATGTCCAAAGAGTGATGGCCGGCACACCGTGGTTCTTCAACATCCATCTACTTCTACTGCACCAAATACAAAAAAGAGAGAATCCGTCAGTGTTATCGTTAATCTACTCTGAGTTCTGGATTCAAGTTCACGAATTACCTGCAGGGCTAATGTCTGAACCAATGGCTAGACAATTCAGTGATTTTTTGGGAAAGTTTCTTCATTATAATACTTCCATTCCTTCTTCAGGCAATAAAAATTATATGCGTATCCATGTTCTCCTGGATGTCACGGCGCCATTGAAGCGCAAAAAGAAGATTCAAGTGGGTGGAGTTTTAATTGTTTATGgtagttttaaatatgaaaagttaagcctgttttgttttatttgtggTAAGCTGGGGCATGGAGAGAGCTACTGTCCATTCCGATTGAGAATTGATCcttcaaaaattattttcaggTGGGATTTATCTATTCGTGCGGTGCCACGGTGA
- the LOC107952532 gene encoding uncharacterized protein isoform X1, whose translation MLHSTTHTSLSLSVLSRFSSMVVLPANSREENSPQEQQQRSNVNHTLRPNLNVLLPQPRLPINRPDEIILVPNHFRDPYLYSDDSDSDSEYESDDYFGDEDSEDNEQEQELQREISQIGQEIENLMRRMG comes from the exons ATGCTTCACTCCACTACTCACACAAGCCTAAGCCTCTCCGTCTTGTCTAGGTTTTCATCCATGGTTGTGTTACCAGCCAATAGTAGGGAGGAGAATTCTCCTCAAGAACAGCAACAACGCTCAAACGTAAACCACACGCTGAGGCCTAACCTTAATGTGCTCCTTCCACAACCCCGACTCCCAATCAATAG GCCTGATGAAATTATTCTGGTCCCTAATCATTTTCGAGATCCATACTTATACAG TGATGATAGTGATAGTGATAGTGAATATGAAAGTGATGACTATTTTGGAGATGAAGATTCTGAAGACAACGAACAAGAACAG GAGCTTCAACGTGAAATCTCTCAAATTGGTCAAGAGATCGAAAACCTGATGAGGAGAATGG GTTAA
- the LOC107952532 gene encoding uncharacterized protein isoform X2 yields MCSFHNPDSQSIGLMKLFWSLIIFEIHTYTVMIVIVIVNMKVMTILEMKILKTTNKNSRVQELQREISQIGQEIENLMRRMG; encoded by the exons ATGTGCTCCTTCCACAACCCCGACTCCCAATCAATAG GCCTGATGAAATTATTCTGGTCCCTAATCATTTTCGAGATCCATACTTATACAG TGATGATAGTGATAGTGATAGTGAATATGAAAGTGATGACTATTTTGGAGATGAAGATTCTGAAGACAACGAACAAGAACAG TAGGGTGCAG GAGCTTCAACGTGAAATCTCTCAAATTGGTCAAGAGATCGAAAACCTGATGAGGAGAATGG GTTAA